One Thermicanus aegyptius DSM 12793 DNA segment encodes these proteins:
- a CDS encoding aspartate kinase, with protein MKVAKFGGTSLASAEQIQKVGAIIRADASRRIIVVSAPGKRFKEDVKVTDLLIAYGQGILQRGTAEAEKEAVLSRFQQIMEGLGFPNHQKEEILGDLNKALRSAPKDRPERFLDAIKAVGEDTNARIVAHYLRLLGEEAFYVNPWDAGFYLTDEAGNAQILPESYDRLRSLKERKGILVFPGFFGYTPEGVLVTFSRGGSDITGSILAAAVQAELYENFTDVDAIYTVNPRIIPNPREIQEITYREMRELSYAGFSVFHEEALLPAYRAGIPVCVKNTNNPSAPGTMIVSERTLNGNPVTGIASEQNFCSVFVSKYLLHREIGFGRRLLQIFEEEGLSYEHTPSGIDNISVIIREQALDRAKEERIVERIYKELNADHVSIERDLALIMIVGEGMRENIGIAARATSALAKAKVNLEMINQGSSEVSMMFGVKAADAERAVIALYHEFYGD; from the coding sequence ATGAAAGTCGCAAAATTTGGCGGAACTTCCCTGGCCAGTGCAGAGCAGATCCAAAAGGTCGGAGCCATTATCCGGGCCGATGCATCCCGTCGCATTATTGTGGTATCCGCGCCGGGGAAACGGTTTAAAGAAGATGTAAAAGTGACCGACCTTCTTATTGCATACGGGCAGGGCATCCTTCAGCGAGGTACGGCGGAGGCGGAGAAGGAGGCTGTCTTAAGCCGCTTTCAACAAATCATGGAGGGGTTGGGGTTTCCGAATCATCAAAAAGAGGAGATCTTAGGGGATTTAAATAAAGCGCTTCGATCGGCTCCCAAAGATCGGCCGGAACGTTTTCTCGATGCGATCAAGGCTGTCGGGGAAGACACGAATGCCCGGATCGTTGCCCATTATCTTCGTCTTCTGGGTGAAGAGGCGTTTTATGTCAATCCGTGGGATGCGGGATTCTATTTGACCGATGAAGCGGGAAACGCCCAGATTCTCCCCGAATCCTACGACCGTCTGCGTTCATTAAAAGAAAGGAAAGGGATTCTTGTTTTTCCCGGCTTTTTCGGATACACACCGGAGGGTGTCCTCGTCACATTTTCCCGGGGGGGTTCCGATATTACCGGCTCCATCTTGGCGGCGGCCGTACAGGCGGAACTTTATGAGAATTTTACCGACGTGGATGCCATCTATACGGTGAATCCCCGGATCATTCCAAACCCGCGGGAGATTCAGGAGATTACGTACCGGGAGATGCGCGAGCTATCCTATGCAGGCTTCAGCGTCTTTCATGAAGAGGCACTTCTTCCCGCTTACCGGGCAGGAATCCCGGTTTGTGTGAAGAACACGAATAATCCATCGGCTCCCGGCACCATGATTGTTTCTGAGCGTACCTTGAACGGGAATCCCGTTACGGGGATTGCGAGTGAACAGAATTTTTGCAGTGTTTTTGTGAGCAAATATTTACTCCACAGAGAAATCGGCTTCGGCCGCAGACTGCTGCAGATTTTTGAAGAGGAAGGCCTATCTTATGAACATACTCCTTCCGGGATCGACAACATCTCGGTGATCATTCGTGAACAGGCTTTGGACCGCGCGAAGGAAGAACGGATTGTGGAACGAATATACAAGGAGCTCAATGCCGATCATGTTTCGATCGAGCGGGATTTGGCGCTGATCATGATCGTGGGCGAGGGAATGAGGGAAAATATCGGAATTGCGGCGCGGGCAACCTCCGCCTTGGCCAAAGCGAAGGTTAATTTGGAGATGATTAACCAAGGTTCTTCGGAGGTTAGCATGATGTTCGGCGTGAAGGCCGCCGACGCAGAACGGGCGGTCATCGCTCTCTATCATGAATTTTATGGGGATTAG
- a CDS encoding TatD family hydrolase, with product MIPIIDAHLHLDQYNDKEREKLLADAGSMNIKGLITVSTDLDSCKMNREIHMKYPNLVHPAYGYHPEQNLPNSSEKEMLLQWMISHSHEMVAVGEVGLPYYTRKEAEGKGEELDYASYIALLEEFILLAKSLGKPIVLHAVYEDAEIACDFLEKHQMTQAHFHWYKGPEEVTRRMAGRGYFISITPDVCYEEEIQKLVSMYPIERMMVETDGPWPFEGPFLGELTHPRMIRKSIEKIAEIKGIDPDVAALQILNNTKAFYHLG from the coding sequence ATGATACCGATCATTGATGCCCATCTTCATCTGGATCAATACAATGACAAAGAACGGGAAAAGTTGCTTGCTGATGCAGGTTCCATGAACATAAAAGGACTGATCACGGTTTCCACGGACTTGGATTCCTGCAAAATGAATCGGGAGATTCACATGAAATATCCCAACCTGGTTCATCCTGCATATGGATACCATCCTGAACAAAATTTGCCCAATTCATCTGAAAAGGAAATGCTCCTTCAATGGATGATTTCTCACAGCCATGAGATGGTGGCGGTGGGGGAAGTGGGTCTTCCCTATTATACGAGAAAAGAAGCGGAGGGAAAAGGGGAAGAACTTGACTATGCCTCCTATATCGCTTTGTTGGAAGAATTCATTCTATTAGCAAAATCGCTAGGGAAGCCGATTGTCCTCCATGCGGTTTATGAAGATGCGGAGATCGCCTGTGATTTTTTGGAGAAACATCAGATGACACAGGCGCATTTTCATTGGTATAAAGGGCCGGAGGAGGTGACCCGCCGCATGGCGGGTCGGGGTTACTTTATCTCAATCACTCCGGATGTCTGTTATGAGGAAGAGATCCAGAAGCTCGTTTCGATGTATCCCATCGAACGAATGATGGTGGAGACGGATGGACCCTGGCCTTTCGAAGGCCCGTTCCTCGGGGAACTTACCCATCCTCGTATGATTCGGAAATCGATTGAAAAAATAGCGGAGATCAAAGGGATTGACCCCGATGTGGCGGCTTTGCAAATATTAAACAACACGAAGGCATTTTATCATCTGGGTTAA
- a CDS encoding ankyrin repeat domain-containing protein translates to MELAHLIDELFQSVQSGDASGLKEILGSYPRLANTENSDGLTPLGFAAHFGNKDIVQVLLDYGADVNAVSHSKISYIPSNTALHAAIAGERNMDVIELLLTHNAQTNIFDSNGHTCLHTAAFHDDNTEMIRLLIEHGADVNARVEGGDTPLSLAIKQGNNNVAEFLRQNGAIM, encoded by the coding sequence ATGGAATTAGCTCATCTCATTGACGAATTATTTCAGTCGGTGCAATCAGGAGATGCTTCTGGGCTCAAAGAAATATTGGGATCTTATCCGAGGCTTGCAAATACGGAAAACAGCGATGGACTTACACCTTTAGGATTTGCAGCGCATTTTGGGAACAAAGATATCGTGCAAGTCTTACTAGATTATGGCGCAGACGTTAATGCCGTATCGCATTCCAAGATTTCTTACATTCCTTCCAATACTGCGCTGCATGCCGCAATCGCCGGGGAGCGAAATATGGATGTTATTGAACTTCTTCTCACACACAATGCCCAGACAAACATTTTTGATAGCAATGGTCATACATGTTTGCATACCGCAGCCTTTCATGATGATAACACAGAGATGATTCGCTTATTGATTGAACATGGAGCTGATGTAAACGCTAGGGTTGAAGGTGGAGATACTCCATTGTCTCTTGCGATCAAGCAAGGTAACAATAACGTCGCTGAGTTTCTTCGCCAAAATGGAGCGATCATGTAA
- a CDS encoding secondary thiamine-phosphate synthase enzyme YjbQ, giving the protein MKKSGEAEMEYTIKTSRPEEMIEITDMVRQEVRKKGVKDGIAILYVPHTTAGVTINENADPDVVHDILLGLKKAFPENIGYRHAEGNSHAHMKASVMGASCMVMIENGELKLGTWQGIYFCEFDGPRSRQVYIKIMKNDG; this is encoded by the coding sequence GTGAAGAAAAGCGGTGAAGCTGAAATGGAATATACCATAAAAACCTCCAGACCGGAAGAAATGATCGAAATTACAGATATGGTCAGACAAGAGGTGAGAAAAAAAGGAGTGAAGGATGGCATTGCCATCCTATATGTTCCTCACACGACGGCGGGCGTAACCATTAATGAAAATGCCGACCCAGATGTGGTTCATGATATCTTATTGGGACTTAAAAAAGCTTTCCCGGAAAATATCGGATACCGGCATGCGGAGGGGAATTCTCATGCACATATGAAAGCCTCCGTGATGGGAGCATCCTGTATGGTCATGATCGAGAATGGCGAATTAAAGCTTGGAACATGGCAGGGCATTTATTTTTGCGAGTTTGATGGCCCAAGGAGTAGGCAAGTCTACATAAAAATAATGAAAAACGATGGTTAA
- the mazF gene encoding endoribonuclease MazF — translation MQVPERGDLVYVNFNPQTGHEQAGTRPGIVLSPKAFNEVTGFAVVCPITRQQKGYPFEVVLPGGLAFEGVILTDQVKSLDWRARRFQIRGKVSDEVVTECLNLIHTFLS, via the coding sequence ATGCAAGTACCTGAAAGAGGGGACCTTGTTTATGTTAATTTTAATCCGCAAACAGGGCATGAACAAGCGGGAACACGACCTGGAATTGTACTATCCCCAAAAGCATTTAACGAAGTGACGGGATTTGCAGTCGTTTGTCCGATTACACGCCAACAGAAAGGGTATCCTTTCGAAGTCGTATTACCTGGTGGCTTGGCCTTCGAAGGAGTGATACTGACCGATCAAGTGAAGAGTTTGGATTGGCGTGCCCGCCGATTTCAAATCAGAGGTAAAGTTTCTGATGAGGTCGTCACGGAATGTTTAAATCTAATTCATACCTTTTTGTCGTGA
- a CDS encoding AbrB/MazE/SpoVT family DNA-binding domain-containing protein, with the protein MCVRTKVQKWGNSLAIRIPSHIVEQLAIHQGSEMEIRVEDHKILLVPKNEKPTLEELLAKVTPENRHAHIDFGAEGNELF; encoded by the coding sequence ATATGCGTGAGGACGAAGGTGCAGAAGTGGGGAAATAGCCTGGCAATTCGTATCCCCAGCCATATTGTGGAGCAACTGGCCATTCATCAGGGCTCGGAAATGGAGATTCGTGTAGAGGATCATAAAATCCTGTTAGTTCCTAAAAATGAGAAACCTACGTTAGAAGAGCTTCTGGCGAAGGTAACACCGGAAAACCGTCATGCTCACATTGATTTTGGGGCAGAAGGGAATGAGCTATTCTAA
- a CDS encoding M56 family metallopeptidase has product MFRNKTEAILAHEAVHVKNRDVLLQQLARLVFIGLVGGLVFLFYDELKWLAQNHVFVTFVLVYTLMFLYPNYLSFFTQWMEVRADHLGASLLSGGHRQMAGGLTDLARAQEHDLEKSMEYSLPNKRSILRSSSILEQVAWFWRFLEFQFQYHPPMYWRIQSLLQCVTWREARKHWMIDRFKESCPDVVWKK; this is encoded by the coding sequence ATGTTCAGGAACAAAACGGAAGCGATACTGGCGCATGAAGCGGTTCATGTTAAAAATCGTGATGTACTTTTGCAGCAACTGGCACGGTTGGTTTTCATTGGGCTTGTCGGCGGATTGGTGTTTCTGTTTTATGATGAACTGAAATGGCTTGCCCAAAATCATGTTTTTGTCACCTTTGTATTGGTGTATACGCTGATGTTTCTCTATCCCAATTATTTGTCTTTTTTTACCCAGTGGATGGAAGTACGGGCAGATCATCTGGGCGCCTCTTTGCTTTCAGGAGGACATAGGCAGATGGCCGGCGGGCTGACGGATTTGGCTCGCGCACAGGAACATGACCTGGAAAAGTCAATGGAATACAGTTTGCCAAACAAACGTTCAATATTGCGAAGTTCGTCAATCCTGGAACAGGTTGCATGGTTTTGGCGGTTCCTAGAATTTCAGTTTCAATATCATCCCCCGATGTATTGGCGGATTCAAAGCCTTCTACAATGTGTGACGTGGCGGGAAGCGCGCAAGCATTGGATGATCGATCGGTTCAAGGAGTCGTGTCCGGATGTCGTTTGGAAGAAATAA